Part of the Pedobacter roseus genome is shown below.
ACTAATGTTCAATTGAATGTGGTCGTTTTTTTTATGTGCTAATTTTCCCACATTAAAAAGTCGCGGATGTAAACATGGTGTATCCCTTGATATACTAAAAAGTTATAACTACACTTAAAACTCTAAAAAATGACTAATATTCAATTGAACGTGGTCATTTTTTTTATGCTCTCCCCTGTTCAGTTGTAAAGCCCGGATGTTAACGCCATTTCTTTCTAAGAGCAGTTCGTCGTAAAAACCTTTGTAATACACATCTTTTACTTCAAAACGCCTGCTGCTCCAGTTGCTGTTGATTTCGGCCCATTCGGGATAAAATACCACGGATTCTTTTTGTGTTTTTAATCCTATTTTTTCGGCATCAGTTTTCGATAAAACCACGGCATTACCTAAAATCTGAGCCGTATAAATGTGTTTCGGATGCTGGTAAATTTCAGCTGGTTTTCCGGTTTGCAACAGTTCACCATTTTTGAGAATCAATAATTGATCGGCCAGGAATAAACCATCTGCAGGATCATGAGAAACCAAAATGACGGTAACGCCTGTTTCTGAAGCGATGCGTTTAATATCGGCACGCAGCTGGTTCTTAAGTAAAGCATCAACCTGGCTAAATGGTTCATCTAATAGCAAAACCTGTGTATCGGCCACCATGGCTTTGGCTATGGCCACACGCTGCTGCTCTCCACCACTCAATTCAATGATTTTTTTATTTTGCAGCGGTAAAATCCGAAGGTGCTCCATCATCTGAAGCGTTTTTTCGGCTTTGGTTTTCAGATCTGTGTTCGATAGCTGTGAGGCAATATTATCGTACACTTTTGCATAAATGTTCAGCGAAAAATCCTGAGTAACCATTTTCATCTGTTTGTGTCCGGGAATCAATTGTTCGTCCGGGCCCTTAACTCTTTGATTTTCGAAAAATATTTCACCTGAGTCGGTTTTTAACAGCCCATAGATCGATTTTAATAAAGTTGATTTTCCACTACCGCTCTCGCCTATAATAGCCACTACATCGCCTCTTTTAATATCGAAACTTATGTTTTTGATTCCACCGGCCTGTTCTGCCTGATATTGCTTGGTTAAATTTTTAACGCTGATTAGGGTATTGCTCACGGGGTAAAGATAAGAAAAAGGTAGAGCGATAAAAATTACACGTGTATTATATTTTATTTTTGCACGTATAGAGATGTATTTATATATTTATAAAATTGTATATTTATATAAAGACGTCAATTATAGATAATATGAACACCAAGCTAACTTTAACTATAGATAAATCTGTTATCAAACATGCTAAGGCCTACGCAGAACAGCAAGGAAGAAGTTTATCTGCAGTCGTAGAGAATTATTTAAAAGCTGTAACCAAAAAGGAAGAAGTAACCAAAGATGATGAGCTGTCTCCTATAGTTAAATCATTGATGATGAATCGTTCAAAAGTAGACTTACCAAAAGACTATGATTATAAAGAGGAATTATCAAAAATTAGAGACGAGAAATATAAAAAATATTGGGACAATGAGTAATATTATTATTGACTCTGACATACTCCTCGACTTTTTTCTTCAAAGAAAACCATTTTTAGATGAATCTATTAAAATTTTAAGTGCCTGTGAAAAAAGACAGGTAAAAGGATTTGTAACAGGTTTAATAATATCAAATACTTATTATATTCTAAG
Proteins encoded:
- a CDS encoding ABC transporter ATP-binding protein, whose translation is MSNTLISVKNLTKQYQAEQAGGIKNISFDIKRGDVVAIIGESGSGKSTLLKSIYGLLKTDSGEIFFENQRVKGPDEQLIPGHKQMKMVTQDFSLNIYAKVYDNIASQLSNTDLKTKAEKTLQMMEHLRILPLQNKKIIELSGGEQQRVAIAKAMVADTQVLLLDEPFSQVDALLKNQLRADIKRIASETGVTVILVSHDPADGLFLADQLLILKNGELLQTGKPAEIYQHPKHIYTAQILGNAVVLSKTDAEKIGLKTQKESVVFYPEWAEINSNWSSRRFEVKDVYYKGFYDELLLERNGVNIRALQLNRGEHKKNDHVQLNISHFLEF
- a CDS encoding DUF6364 family protein, which gives rise to MNTKLTLTIDKSVIKHAKAYAEQQGRSLSAVVENYLKAVTKKEEVTKDDELSPIVKSLMMNRSKVDLPKDYDYKEELSKIRDEKYKKYWDNE